Proteins encoded in a region of the Streptomyces sp. NBC_00310 genome:
- a CDS encoding M20 family metallopeptidase: MTASHAARAAALTARAEEVADRIVADILTLVRHETGSYDLSALASGLDLLRETTVARLGPPDHEHRHPGGAYGDTLTLTYTGTGDGAGHVALVGHYDTVWPTGTLAGWGQPETTDEDGRPRLGGPGIFDMKTGLAQGIWALKLARESGAPVPTVTFLFNGDEEIGSLASRPVIEETAKKVDVTLVLEPTAHGAVKTARKGTGIFEVTATGVESHAGLAPQDGASAILALSEFVIAAAAVAAPERGTTINTGVVSGGSAVNVVAGSATAGIDIRVGSEAEQARVDAEFAAIQVSDPRVRIEVDHAWNRPPMTLNAASAPLLDLAREVARDQGRGELPTAAVGGASDANFVAALGLPVLCGMGAVGDGAHAQGEYIHPDTVPAQTALVAGLLVRLTRPPRG, translated from the coding sequence ATGACCGCATCGCACGCCGCCCGCGCCGCCGCCCTGACCGCCCGCGCCGAGGAGGTCGCGGACCGGATCGTCGCCGACATCCTGACCCTCGTCCGCCACGAGACCGGCAGCTACGACCTGTCCGCCCTCGCGTCCGGCCTCGACCTCCTGCGCGAGACGACGGTCGCCCGCCTCGGGCCGCCGGACCACGAACACCGCCACCCCGGCGGCGCGTACGGGGACACGCTCACCCTCACGTACACGGGCACCGGCGACGGCGCCGGGCACGTCGCCCTGGTGGGCCACTACGACACGGTGTGGCCGACGGGCACGCTGGCCGGCTGGGGGCAGCCGGAGACGACGGACGAGGACGGGCGGCCGCGGCTCGGCGGGCCGGGCATCTTCGACATGAAGACCGGTCTGGCGCAAGGGATCTGGGCCCTGAAGCTGGCCAGGGAGAGCGGCGCCCCGGTCCCCACGGTCACCTTCCTCTTCAACGGCGACGAGGAGATCGGCTCCCTCGCCTCCCGCCCGGTGATCGAGGAGACCGCCAAGAAGGTCGACGTCACCCTGGTTCTGGAGCCCACGGCGCACGGCGCGGTGAAGACCGCCCGCAAGGGCACCGGGATCTTCGAGGTCACGGCCACCGGCGTCGAGTCGCACGCCGGGCTCGCGCCGCAGGACGGGGCGAGCGCGATCCTGGCGCTGTCCGAGTTCGTGATCGCCGCCGCGGCCGTCGCCGCCCCCGAGCGGGGTACGACGATCAACACCGGCGTCGTCAGCGGTGGTTCGGCGGTCAACGTGGTCGCCGGCTCGGCCACCGCAGGTATCGACATCCGGGTCGGCAGCGAGGCCGAACAGGCCCGCGTGGACGCCGAGTTCGCGGCGATCCAGGTCAGCGACCCCCGCGTACGCATCGAGGTCGACCACGCCTGGAACCGCCCCCCGATGACCCTCAACGCCGCCTCCGCGCCCCTCCTCGACCTCGCCCGCGAGGTCGCCCGCGACCAGGGCCGCGGAGAGCTGCCCACCGCCGCCGTCGGCGGCGCCAGCGACGCCAACTTCGTCGCCGCCCTCGGCCTCCCCGTCCTCTGCGGCATGGGCGCCGTGGGAGACGGCGCGCACGCCCAGGGCGAGTACATCCACCCGGACACCGTCCCCGCCCAGACGGCCCTGGTCGCGGGCCTGCTGGTCCGCCTGACCCGGCCGCCGCGCGGCTGA